The sequence below is a genomic window from Silene latifolia isolate original U9 population chromosome 7, ASM4854445v1, whole genome shotgun sequence.
AACTGTGTTGATGCAATGGAATCCTTATGGTGGAAGAATGAGTGAAATACCCGAAAATGCGACAGCATTCCCTCATCGATCAGGAAACTTATTCAAGATGCAATACATTACACAATGGCAAGATGGTAGTGAACAATCTTTGATCAAGAACATCCAAGCGACTCGAGATTTACATGATACATTTACTCCATATGTGTCTAGTAATCCAAGAGAAACATTCTTGAATTATAGAGACATTGATATTGGAACCAATGTTAATGGGAACTTAAGTTTTGCTATGGACTTTTTCAAGGATAATGTGAATAGGTTATTACAAGTCAAGGCAAAGGTTGACCCAACTAATTTCTTTAAGTATGAACAAAGTATTCCAATACTTTCTAGCCAACAATGATTATATACATACAAGATAATACAATAATGATTAATTGTAGCATGTTACTACGTACATATTTTGGTTGGTTTTTGCAatcaataatgtacaaaatattGCTGAATAAAAAGAAGGATGAACCCAAGATTATACTGGGATGTTCAAATTCATTTGCATTTACATACACCTATATAATAACATGATGGTctataaaaataaatttcaatCCAGTCTTAAGCTCTGTTTGGCAAGACAAATAAGCTTTAGTTAACTTGACTAATGTAGCTAATTTGAAGTGTTAAGTGTTCGAAATTCGAAAAGTTGCTCAAAGTTAGAGGAAATAAAAAGCTACTAAGATAGAATGTGAAAAGTAATctatttgttttcattttatcttcctttttcactttttttaatctcctatatactaaaagaataggtaaTTGATGTGTGTTTTAAAACCGCAAGCGTACGGTGTTGTTGTAGCACTTGAGGGTCGGTTCACGGGGAGCTTGTTATGCAATACTAATCTATTCTAGCTATtttgtttagctaagtcgacaataatTGAGTTTGGATTTTAACTAacaactaaactaattaaaatgAGATGCAGGCTAACTAGATGTGAAATAAGAGCAATAGAATGTTTTAGGTTGTAATCAATAATTAAAAAGGTCTAGGACCCAATTTCCCACCAACAATTCGTATTTATCGTCATGATTCCTTTTGACTAGCTATTGGGGCAATATGTAAGGAAGAGATGCATGGATCTAATTCGCCTAACACCCCCCTCTCAAGTTCACATTAGGATACTAGATCTCCCAACCCCCTCCCTTTCGGTCTCGGAGGTCGGAATCATTAAGTCCTCATCATTTCCAGGTCATCCAACTCCTTCAATTCTCTCGAAGGTCGTATTCAAACACAATCCTAGAGGTGCCCTCTCTTGGTTCTcgctttcggtctcaacctaggttagcaatAAGCCTAAAATGGGTACCCGATTCCtgacctaaccaactctcgtcgatggacaagggtcacaaaccAACATTACCCACAATAAGCCAATTCAACAAATCAATCCTCTAGCCAACCCTTATTAATCCTCCCCAACAACTATTTTTTGTAGGAATCAATCAAATAAATCACTCATGTTGGTGTTAAATCGAGTCCTAattaaaggactactcactaatcatgtttatTAAGACAAGACAAATAATAAAGGTTGACATTTTagcaattgacatgttattaaatTGATTTCTATAACTAATCATGCAATTAGTAACAAAGATGATGATAATTGACTAATTAATGTATAACTAGTGTAGATTCTCGTGCTACAGCAcagtattttttttgttttgttttacaaAGAAACATTCtcattaaattaattgcataaattaactgtacatttaatgttataatgtactaatataatcttagtaagagcTAGAAAAGGAAAGTTTATTACCATCAAAAGacactttaagttaagttatttttgtcttaaaccatttttactttactatcaaaattaactctataatgctatatcattgaatgaaactaatttatgacattaaattacaattaagtgatgtaaaaatgtaaaatctaattaaaaaGCGTATAAACCTTATAACAAAAATAGGTAAATACAGTTTAGCACGCACTTAACACTACAAGAAAACAAGACAAAGGCGACGGAGAAgctacagtcgccaatttggcgacaggAAAAAAAACTCGGGCGACGGAAAACAGTCGGCAATTTGGCGACTGTTGCTTTTTATCCAAAAATCTGTACGAAATCCACTGGCGACCGAAAATTATACAATTTGGCGACCGAAAACAGTCGCCAAATTTAGCGACCACTTctcgtcgccattttggcgaccatAAACAGTCGCCAATCGCCTGTTATTTTGGCGAAATAATTCGGGCGACTGATTGTCGTCGCCATTTTCATGCGCCTTTTTAATTTGACAATTGAGATCCCACCTCCCCCACATAACCCCATATTCtcttttatttccttttattATCAAAAAAGTATTCCTTTCCCCTCATTCATTTCAACATGTCGTTCCATCTCCCTCTTCTCTCAATTTTCTACTTTACTcttttttccttctttattaAATTTACCCTTTCTTCATCTTATTTTTACTTTACCATTTCTTCATCCTTTACCAAATCTTACCCAAACCTACAAAAATacaatttcatttgttttaatttCAAAGTAACAAATTTCAAAGTATTTTGGTCGACGACAAGCCGACAGCGCGGGACACGCCAACAACGACAGAGGAAGGAGAAGAGGCCAGAAAGAAAGGGATGTAATTAGTTTTTTCGTGTcggtaatttgttttttttttttgtgttattCGAATTGGTATTGTTGTTGGTAGTTTGATTGTAATTAGTTTGATGTTTAGTTTCATTGTAATGGAATGTAAAGTTAATGTAATATAAATGTAAATTTAAATTTGATATAGAAATGAGCAAATGGTTTTTGTACTAAATGTAAATTAATAGATGTCCTATAACCATGGTTTGTTTTCATTCAAGCTtgtgttgtcattgttgttatttcGTGAAGAATAGTGATGAAACGAAATAATTGCAGCGTCATTCTTCTCCAGATctggtactttttttttttttttttttttaaaaaaaagcaaAATTGGCGACCAAAaacagtcgccaaaatggcgaccaaaaaccgtcgccaatttggcgacgggTTTCAGTCGCCCGCTTTAAAAAAATTCCGTCGCCATATTTGGCGACGAAGCCCCGTCGCCAAAAGCGACTAAACCTAGCTACCAAGTGCGGGCGACGGGCCTTAGTCGCTATATTCTtaatggcgactgttctcagtcgccttatatggtcgcctttgaccttatttgttgtagtgtaaaaagacgatttacgaataattaaactaatatttttttatatttttaattaaaaaaaaaacataaaaatggTTACGTCCTTTAAAATATACACCATATTTAGAGTGTAACTATGAGGATAATATAAGAAACAGATTTACGTAATTTTAGGGTGTAAATGATGTCAATAATTATGTTAAAGATTGCACAAGAAGCAggtttgcgtaattttagagtgAAACTAATGAAGAATAATATCTATGGAAATAAAAATGACTGCATAATAAATTAtagattttaataaaaaaaaagtcataaatatgaattttaattaaaaagattagagtttagttataagaatatattaattgaaaagataataatgtaataatttgttttttacttgttaccttatttagctagatgtcttttggagggaaaactaagagaatttttattcacttagtagtaggggggattaaAGTGAGATCAAATTAAAAGGTGGTAAGTTGGGCTACAAGTAATGTAAATATTCAAAAATAAGACAAATATAAACTAAGGAAATGAATTTGAtaaaacaaaataagaaattgagAGGAAAAGAAAATATACCAACACAGATGAAAGAAATAAACTTGATGGAATAAATTGCttgaataaatgaagaacaagatgaGATTCAATTTCTTCTACAAAAATCCTCCAACTACCCAATTTTGATCTAAAATAAAGTGTATCTAGTTATGTTGCAAATAACAGGGTTTAACTATTTATACAAAGGGTCCAAAAATACAATTACAAGAGTCAAAAGCTGAATAAAGCCCAAAACACGGGTCCATCCGGTGTATCAATACGTCGGACGTGTCCCAGATACGCCGGATGGACCTCAGTTACACCCATACTCCAAACAATACACCCACAAGGCTAGAAAGATACACCCTACGAGGTCTTATTGCACTATGCCTAAAGTTGATACACCCACATTCAGCCAAATACAACCATAGGAGTAAAAAGATACACCCTACGAGTTCTAGTTGCGCCTTGCCTGAAGTGGATACAGCCATAAGGCTTAGAAAGGCTTCAAAATGACTTCAATTCTTCACTTCCCTTCTTGCAATTAATCGGTTCGGGCCTTTACTCGATCTTTTATTTCACCTAGAAATGCGTGAAATACTACAAAAATCTAACAAAACCGTGAGTAAAGTTCATAAATGTAAATTGATCATAGAGCAAAGGCATTTAACATATAAATGCTTCAAAATTGGGGTCAAGTTAAGGATTTTTGATCAAAATAGTAGGGCGATAATGTAGTTATCAGTGTTCTAAAAAAAATTTCATTCAAAATGCATATTCTTAAATAAGTAAACTAATGGCAATTAAGGGAACTAATAATTACagtttatttcattgaattattatcttttccttaaaattaatcttttcatcaaattatattatttcgctaaactataacaaaactataatattttaattaaaatagaataaaattgataaaaaaaaaactataagTTGCTAAATATTTATTGATTGATGCTATTATTAGATAATGACTTGACTCATAAATCCATATAAGAAAAAGCTGCAAATCCCAGTTATTAGTTTCGtggaaaaaaaattaacaataatttattctagtataattaatttatttttaatatagCGATGGGAAGAATAGAAATAAATGGAGGAAGTAGCTCCAAAAATAATTTTTCTTATGAGGATGGTAATTGAGCGTCATCTGATGATATTAAATTTGAGTACTACCCTAATTAAAATaatcattaaaattataaatataagttCTTAAATTTATTTAGCACCAAAATTAGAAAGGTTAAGAATGTAATTCGACATTGAATTCTCAAAGCATATTGAGGATAGATTGCATTAATACCTAATTGCAATGAAAGAATTTGCCAAACTTTTCTGGGAAATTTCTTCTATTGAAACGTTGAACATTAATGAAAGAATATGCCAAACTTTTCTGGGAAATTTCTTCTATTGAAACGTTGAACATTAATGAAAGAATATGCCAAACTTTTCTTGGAAATTTCTTCTATTGAAGTATTGAACATTAATGGTAATAAAAAAATTCGCCAAAATTCGCCAAGAATATGCCATTCATAACATATATTGATGGACTTTGGAATTCTTTGCCTTCAACCTAATTAGAATGTGTTAGAAGTCTCACAATCATTGTTCTTCAGTTTCATTTCCTTCTCTAACTATGTTAGAGAAATCTCACAATTGTCATGTGTTACAAGTCTTACAATCATCATTTGTTCTTCaatttcatttgttttttttataaGAAAATAACTAACATTTAGGATCGTTGACACAAAGAGACCTAGGGTTCTAGAGAAAGGAAAAAATATTGTTCACGGCTTATATAGCACTCACACAAAATACGGAATCGGATTCCGTGTTTTCTAGGTCTGAACCTGAGTACTCGGTTTAGTGCTCGAGAGCACTCAGTCGAGTGCCATGCACTCAGTCAAGTGCGccagccactcggccgagtgctacTTAATCAGACCCTGGGTAAAACCCAgaccacactcggtcgagtatagcttAGTCGGTCGAGCATAGCTCATTACTCGGCCGATTGCTATACTTAAAACTCAGGGTATTACACATCTAGCTACAGATGGGAAGACTGAAGGATATAGTTCAGACTCTGGAGGACATGATGCGCGCGTGTGTGCTGGAATTTGGTGGATCATGGGAGGAGAGGCTTGATTTAATCGAGTTTTCATATAGTAACAGTTACCATGCTAGTATTTGGGATGACACCGGTTAAAGTTTTGTATGGGAGGAAATTTAGGAGTATGACTGACGCGGTGGTGCTGGGACCGCATATGATTAAGGAGATGGTGGAACATGTGCAGGTAATTCGTTAGAAGATGAGTGGCATAAGATAGACAAACGAGTTATGCTAATCTGAAGAGGAGTGGCATTGAGTTTGTAGTTGGAGACAAAGTTTtgctgaaagtgtctccgatgagAGATGTTATGCGTTTTGGGAAGAGAggcaagttgagccagaagtttattggaccatatgagattttagaCTGGGTTGGAGAAGTGGCTTACCGTTTGGCTCTACCTCCGGCTCTAGATAGAgtccataatgtgtttcatgtatcgcaattGAGGAAGTATGTGAGAGATTCTTCTCATATACTTGAACTTGAGACAGTGAAAATGGATGAATTGTTGACTTATGTGGAGGTGGCTAAGGAGATCTTAGATCGGAAAGTGAGAAAGACAAGGAATGGTTAGACAATTAAAATGGAAACTGACCCGAACTATAACCCTTGAATGTGAcccaaaacccgaattgacccgaccagGCCCAAACATGACCCGTGCTTTGTTGACCCGGAACTAGACCTGACACCGACCCGATTTACCCGACCCcaaaaggctgacccgagacctGAAATGACCTGAACTGCTGCACCCGAATGACACTCGAAGTCCAAATTGACCCGATCCGACCAGAAAATAACCCGAGCTTTCACAGACCCGTAACAGACCCGACTCGGAATAACCCGATCTGAAACCacccaacccgaaaatgacccgccaaaacataattttaattgaaCCCAAAAGACTTGAAATACCTTTTTTTCACTTAATCattgacccaaaatgacccgacccgctcgacacgaaaatgacccgacaaacaTACCTGAAACAACCCGGAACCCGAAAGGACCCGACCCGAACTAACCCGATAATGTGACAAACCCGAACTGACCTGACCCAAATTGGActaacccgaacccgacccgttggcccgttttgccaggtctacccgGAACTGACCCTACCAGAAATGACACAATTCAAAACCACCGGACCCTTAAATGACACGACAAAACATAGCTCTAATTGAATTAGAAAGACTTGAAATGATTAATTTAAAAGCACACTTAATGTTATTTACATTAAAATAAATAATCTATTATTAAAACAAAACTAAATATAGGTAATAAAAATACATTtacttttttttctctcttaatcattgacccgaaaatgaccggatTCGAAATAACCTGCCCCGCTTGATCCGAAAATTACCCGACCACCATACCCGAAAAACGTCCGTAGCCCGAAACAACCCGACTCGATCCAAACTAACACGATAATACGACAGATCCGAACCTGTCAGACCTAAAATGGCCCAACTCGACCCTGACTcggttgacccgtttgccaagtCTAGGTGGTAGGTCAAAGccatgttgtcaggatcgggattctactttgaatcgatgGGGAGGGTAAGATCAAATCGgtggaatcggatcgtagaatcgtaagattctacaaattcactaaatatagttttttatttggtaaaaatatataattgaagatcaaaacacttatttataccCAAAATATTGATAACTAATGAGTTTAGTATCATTTcatgaacatgtttctacaaATGACATGAAATTTGGATTTTACGATGTCGTTATataaaaatttattttaatatgtttactatggagtcggatcgtaggatcgtaagatcatagaatcgtattatgatcctacctctagaaaatttcaaataaataggatcgtaagattctacaaacatgATAGAATCGTAAGATCCGGGATCGgacaagcatttttggatcgtaaaatcgtagaatcataggatcgaatcgggattctgacaacaatgggtCAAAGTATGAAGAGAGAAAGTCTTACATTATCAGTTAGTCTCATTGTAGACGGGTATATGTATATCCGTCTAAAGATGTAGATGAGTCAAATATGTTACCACTATTTTAATAAGACAACCCCACATCTCATTTATTGTTTAtcttattatgaaagtggtgacatatttAACCTCTCTACAATTTTAAATGGATAGTGTTAGTATAAAGTGAGATTTTGTGTTACATTATTGCCTTATTGGTCTACGTGTTACATTATAGGCCTAAAATGGAAAATACTAAAGAGAGTGAAATGGGTGTCCGAAAAAAGAGAGAATGATGGATAAGAAATAAGATGAGAGAAAAATCGTAGAGGAAAAAGACCTGCCTTGTCACGTTGTGTATAATCTACGGATGGACCGGAAAATAACCGAGGATGGGCATCGAAGTAAACTAGAAAGTTGACTTATTCAGCGTTTTCTAAGTGCCCCATAAAACAAAGGTCCCCTCATACACGGTTTTGTTACACTGGGATCGAACGAACCAACAAAACTAATCATTAGACAGAAAACTAGAGAGACTTAGGTTTGATTTTTTTTGGGAGTACAACTGTCTAAACTGAATTAAACAAAAATGGATTTATTATAGcttaattgaactgaactgaattaatAGAATTAAACTAAACTGACTTGAAATAAGAGTCAATTTGTGAAGAAAAAAGCTGAAATGAACTAAAATCCccatactactaagagaataaaaattcttttaatttttcctccaaaaagcatctagctaaataaggtaacaaataaattttattttcattacattattatcttttcaattaatatattcttataattaaactctaatcttttaattaaaattcatatttataactttttcattaaaatatataatttattatgcaatcattttcGTTTCCATAAATATTATTCTTtatcagttacactctaaaattacgGAAACCTACTTCTTAAGCAgtctttaacataattattgtcaTCGCTTACATCTTAAAATTACGTAAATCTGTTTCTTATACTATCcttcatcagttacactctaaataTGGTGTATATTTTAAAGGGCGTAACAATCCTAacgtatttttttaattaaaaaaatatattagtCTACTACTTATTCGTAAATCGTATTTTTAAGTGTGTGGTATACTGTTTTTACCTTCTTTTTTTATAAGATTTATATGCGTTTTAATTAGATTACATTTTCACATCActtaattttaatttaatgtcataaattagtttcatgcaatgaTATAGCATTATAGAGTTAATTTTTATAGTAAAGTAATATAAAAATGGTTTGGTTtaagacaaaaaaaaataaacttttattttctacctcttactaagattatattagtacattataacattaaaggtacagttaatttatgcatttaatttaatgagaatgtatctttataaaacaaaactaaaaaataccgtgctgtagcacggggatctacactagttaagttcaaaagaacagggccttagctATTTTTTTCCCGTCGTTTGTCGACTTGCCTTTCTACTGAAGGTGGCAAATCGAGTTGGGTTTGGGTCGAGTTAATTTGGACCAGTTCATTCTGAGTTTGccactgtaacaccccggtttataaaagaagtcctcgtcaagacattctctaataaaacggactgttaccatctcggtttcccgaggtagtgaataacaaattaaactccaaggcaatttatgtaatattttcaacttaattattacaaatactCTTTTCAACtcgaattacaagaactgacataattaaaagtgaagtcttctagatgatggtCTAGGCCGCTAGGTCGTCGATCCAGTGTCTCActcccatcaagctcccgtcctaacGCTTAACTCACAAGTCTGCTCCCATAAACGgatcatcacggtgttcacgaatacacagggtcaaccacgaggttgagtagggaaaacaaaacAAGTACGACAACAAAATACATAACTCCATTTCCAATTAGTCACATCCTCCGCCTCaccatatcacagaccctgaataatctccacaccgtatcacagaccctgaataatctccgctCCATATCACAGATCCTGAATAATCTCCGCTCCATATCacataccctgaataatctccgctccatatcacataccctgaataatctccgctccatatcacataccctgaataatctccgcttcatatcacataccctgaataatctccgctccatatcacataccctgaataatctccgctCCATATCACATACCCTGAATAACTTCCACACCGTATCACAGACCCTGATTAATttccacaccatcctccaacgcATATGAATGAtcaaaagaaattgatgcaacacaatatatataaatcaattaaatgatgaatcataaaatcatgccagttaccaggtgttgtgatatcatactcaatacgatcaaatcagtcaatcaccctTCCCAATATAAATGATAGTATAACTCGACAACCAGGAATccagtcaacacaattcgatcaataacgataataagacaagtgtaGTTCCCCTACCttaaagtgccagcaattccaattaagcagttaagcagtccagaagtAAAGCAATGAGTTTGATTATcaatccttcacgaatccgtcacctaaaacaattataatatatataattactaactactaaatacgGAGATCCTCAATTAGAAGTCTTCCCGAACCCTACAATTCCGACACCGACTTATGCCCGACTGATaattaaaataacccgattagtatttgacccaacttcccaaaatagaaagttattaAGGTATAATCTCTTAAGATGGTAACTTTCCCGAtttagtaacttttctcttttatcaaacccgactcaaaaacccgtctttaattaattaatcattattaattattattttattttaaataactcggaactctAATCAAAACGATAATTAGGGGTTTAAATGAATTATATGATGAAACGAATCAACACTTGAACAACTCGAACAATCCCGactctaat
It includes:
- the LOC141589723 gene encoding uncharacterized protein LOC141589723, whose translation is MLVFGMTPVKVLYGRKFRSMTDAVVLGPHMIKEMVEHVQRSGIEFVVGDKVLLKVSPMRDVMRFGKRGKLSQKFIGPYEILDWVGEVAYRLALPPALDRVHNVFHVSQLRKYVRDSSHILELETVKMDELLTYVEVAKEILDRKVRKTRNG